The Shewanella pealeana ATCC 700345 genome contains the following window.
TGCACTGGCCTTTAACCCATCTCATCTAGAAATTGTTAATCCTGTGGTTATTGGCTCTGTTCGTGCTCGACTTGACCGTCGTGGTTGCGATACGGGTTTGCAAGTGATGCCAATCACTATTCACGGTGACTCTGCTATTACAGGTCAGGGTATTGTGCAAGAAACCTTTAACATGTCACAAACCCGTGGCTTTAAGGTTGGCGGTAGTATCCGCATCGTAGTCAATAACCAAGTGGGTTTCACCACGAACTTAACTGAAGACGTACGTTCTACTGAGTACTGCACCGATATCGCTAAAATGGTTCAGGCACCGATTTTCCACGTTAATGCCGATGACCCTGAAGCCGTCGCGTTTGTTTCGCAACTTGCGGTTGATTATCGTAACGAGTTCAAGCGTGATGTGGTTATCGATCTGGTTTGTTATCGCCGTCATGGCCATAACGAAGCCGATGAGCCAAGTGCCACTCAGCCATTGATGTACGCCAAGATCAAGAAACATCCAACACCAAGAAAGATTTATGCCGACAGACTGATTGCTGAAAATGCGCTTGGTAGCGATGAAGTCACATCTATGGTGAACGATTACCGTGATGCACTCGATGGCGGTGATTGTGTCGTTAAAGAATGGCGACCAATGACCTTACACTCGGTCGACTGGAGCCCTTATATTGGGGCCGATTGGAATGATGCATACGATGCACAGATGTCAATTGAGCGCATCAAAAATCTGGCTGATAAAATCAGTTATGTGCCTGAAAGCCATAAGCTGCAATCACGCGTTGCAAAAATCTACAAAGATCGTCTCGCGATGGCATCTGGCGAGAAACTGCTAGATTGGGGCTTTGCCGAGACATTGGCTTATGCATCGATTCTTGAAGACAAGAAGCGCATTCGTATAACCGGTCAAGACTCAGGCCGTGGTACTTTCTTCCATCGCCACGCTGTGCTGCATAACCAAAATGATGCAACGGCTTATATGCCGCTGCGTAATATTGCAGATGAGCAAGGACCAATAGATATTACCGACTCGGTATTATCTGAAGCGTCGGTACTGGCATTTGAATATGGCTATGCGACTGCTGAACCAGGCGGCTTAACGCTTTGGGAAGCGCAGTTTGGTGATTTTGCTAACTGTGCCCAAGTGGTTATTGACCAGTTCCTATCATCCGGTGAGCAGAAGTGGGGCCGTTTATGTGGTCTAACTATGTTGCTACCACATGGTTATGAAGGCCAAGGTCCAGAGCACTCGAGTGCCCGTTTAGAACGCTTCCTACAGCTTTGTGCTAATCACAACATGCAAGTGTGTGTACCATCGACTCCAGCTCAGGTTTACCACATGTTGCGTCGCCAGGTTGTGCGCCCAATGCGCCGCCCGCTTGTGGTTATGTCACCTAAGTCTTTACTGCGTCATCCATTAGCCGTATCAAGTCTGGAGGAGCTCGCTGAAGGCTCGTTCCAGAATATCATCGGCGAGATTGATGAATTAAATGCAAGTAAAGTCGATAGAGTCGTATTCTGTAGCGGAAAGGTTTATTTTGAGCTACTCGAGCGTCGCCGTAAAGAAGGCTTAGACAATGTTGCGCTAATTCGTGTTGAACAGCTGTACCCGTTCCCACACGAAGAAGCGGCAGCCGTTCTTGCCGAATATAGCCATGTTAAAGATTTCGTTTGGTGCCAAGAAGAGCCGCAAAACCAAGGTGCTTGGTATTGCAGTCAGCACCATTTCTGGAGCGTCATCCCGCAAGGAGCTCAATTGAGCTACGCCGGTCGTGAAGCGTCAGCTGCGCCAGCATGTGGTTATCCTGCATTGCATGCTCAGCAACAAGAATCATTAATCAGCAGTGCGTTGAAACTGTAGTAATAGACATTATATAAAAAGGATCGTAATCCATGAGTATCGAAATTAAGGTACCCGTTCTGCCAGAATCAGTTGCAGATGCAACCATTGCTACTTGGCATGTTCAAGCTGGCGAGCAAGTTTCTCGTGATCAAATCCTTGTTGATATTGAAACTGATAAAGTCGTACTTGAAGTTGTTGCACCAGAAGATGGACAAGTTGCTGAGTTTCTAGCTCAGGAAGGTGACACAGTTCTTGGTGAAGCAGTGATTGCTAGCTTTATTGCTGGCGCAGTTGCAGGTCAAGAAGTCACTAAAGCCCAAGCGGAAGCGGCAACGCCTGCAAGCGATGCATCTGACGAGTCAAACGACGCACTAAGCCCTTCAGTTCGCCGTCTTATCGCAGAGCATAATGTTGATGCCAATGCGATTAATGGCACGGGTGTTGGCGGACGCATCACTAAAGAAGACGTTGAAGCGTTCGTTAAGAACAAGCCTGCAGCAGCGCCAGCAAGTGCTTCAGCACCTGCTGCAGTGGCGCCATTAGCCGAGCGTAGCGAAAAGCGTGTGCCTATGACACGTCTTCGTAAAACGATTGCTAATCGTCTGCTTGAAGCAAAAAACTCTACGGCTATGCTAACAACGTTTAACGAAGTTAACATGAAGCCAATTATGGATATCCGTAAGCAATATCAAGAGGTTTTTGAGAAGCGCCACGGTATTCGTCTAGGTTTCATGTCTTTCTATGTTAAGGCTGTTACTGAAGCGCTTAAGCGTTTCCCTGAAGTGAATGCATCAATCGATGGTGATGACATTGTTTATCACAACTACTTTGATATCAGCATCGCAGTGTCGACTCCTCGTGGCCTAGTGACACCAGTTTTGCGTGACACTGACAAGATGAGCCTTGCCGATATCGAGCGTAATGTTCGTGAACTAGCCATTAAAGGTCGTGACGGTAAGTTAACTGTTGATGACATGACTGGCGGTAACTTCACCGTGACTAACGGTGGTGTATTTGGCTCATTGATGTCAACGCCAATTTTGAATTTGCCACAGAGTGCGATCTTAGGCATGCATGCCATCAAAGATCGCCCTATGGCAGTAAATGGTCAGGTTGAAATCCTGCCTATGATGTACCTCGCACTTTCTTACGATCACCGTATTGTAGATGGACGTGAATCAGTTGGTTACTTGGTTGCTATTAAAGACTTCCTTGAAGATCCAACTCGTCTGCTTCTTGACCTATAAGTCAAGACAGACAATACCCTAGCTGCGGGCCCGTTTGGGCCTGCTGAAATACATAAGAAGTATAATGGATAGATCATCATGAATTTGCATGAATATCAGGCAAAAGCCCTATTTGCCGAATATGGTTTACCAGTGTCAGAAGGTTTTGCATGTGATACTGCCCAAGAAGCAGTTGAAGCAGCAGGCCATATTGGCGGTGATATGTGGGTTGTTAAGTGTCAAGTACACGCTGGCGGCCGTGGTAAAGCGGGTGGCGTTAAAGTCACTGGCGACAAAGAAGAGATCAGAGCATTTGCTGAGCATTGGTTAGGTAAGAACCTTGTTACTTATCAGACTGATGAGAAAGGTCAGCCAGTTGCTAAAATTTTAGTAGAAAGCTGTACTGATATCGCAAATGAATTGTACCTAGGTGCAGTAGTCGATCGCTCAACACGTCGCGTTGTGTTTATGGCATCGACTGAAGGCGGTGTGGAAATTGAAACTGTGGCCGAAGAAACGCCAGAGTTGATCCACAAAGCTATCATCGATCCGCTTACAGGCCCTCAGCCATACCAAGCTCGCGATCTTGGCTTCAAGTTAGGTCTTAACCCAACACAAATGAAGCAATTCACTAAAGTCTTTATGGGCTTAGCGAAAATGTTTGAAGATCATGATTTTGCTCTACTTGAAATCAACCCACTTGTTATCACTGACGAAGGCAACATTCACTGTCTTGATGGCAAGATTGGTATCGATGGCAACGCTTTATTCCGTCAGCCTAAGATCCGTGATATGCACGATCCATCACAAGATGATGCTCGTGAAGCGCACGCGGCTAAGTTCGAGCTTAACTATGTAGCACTAGACGGAAACGTTGGCTGCATGGTGAATGGTGCAGGCCTAGCGATGGGCACTATGGATATCGTTAACCTACACGGTGGCAAGC
Protein-coding sequences here:
- the sucA gene encoding 2-oxoglutarate dehydrogenase E1 component, with the translated sequence MHQGIMKAWLESSHLNGANSTYVEEMYEAYQEDPLSVTEDWRVVFDNLPLVNGASADAPEAAHSKVRDYFRSLALEGRQKGSPKVTDHEVDAKQVKVLQLINAHRFRGHQNANLDPLDIWKRDKVSELDPAFHGLDSDDMQRQFNTGSFAHGGETMKLVDLVKALKATYCGSIGAEYMHITDTDEKRWLQQRLEPSLGAANYSKEDKTRILEGLNAAEGMEKYLGAKFPGAKRFSLEGGDALVPMMREIIYRAGDAGTKEVVIGMAHRGRLNVLVNILGKKPSELFDEFAGKHSDELNGSGDVKYHQGFSSDFETPGGNVHLALAFNPSHLEIVNPVVIGSVRARLDRRGCDTGLQVMPITIHGDSAITGQGIVQETFNMSQTRGFKVGGSIRIVVNNQVGFTTNLTEDVRSTEYCTDIAKMVQAPIFHVNADDPEAVAFVSQLAVDYRNEFKRDVVIDLVCYRRHGHNEADEPSATQPLMYAKIKKHPTPRKIYADRLIAENALGSDEVTSMVNDYRDALDGGDCVVKEWRPMTLHSVDWSPYIGADWNDAYDAQMSIERIKNLADKISYVPESHKLQSRVAKIYKDRLAMASGEKLLDWGFAETLAYASILEDKKRIRITGQDSGRGTFFHRHAVLHNQNDATAYMPLRNIADEQGPIDITDSVLSEASVLAFEYGYATAEPGGLTLWEAQFGDFANCAQVVIDQFLSSGEQKWGRLCGLTMLLPHGYEGQGPEHSSARLERFLQLCANHNMQVCVPSTPAQVYHMLRRQVVRPMRRPLVVMSPKSLLRHPLAVSSLEELAEGSFQNIIGEIDELNASKVDRVVFCSGKVYFELLERRRKEGLDNVALIRVEQLYPFPHEEAAAVLAEYSHVKDFVWCQEEPQNQGAWYCSQHHFWSVIPQGAQLSYAGREASAAPACGYPALHAQQQESLISSALKL
- the odhB gene encoding 2-oxoglutarate dehydrogenase complex dihydrolipoyllysine-residue succinyltransferase; the encoded protein is MSIEIKVPVLPESVADATIATWHVQAGEQVSRDQILVDIETDKVVLEVVAPEDGQVAEFLAQEGDTVLGEAVIASFIAGAVAGQEVTKAQAEAATPASDASDESNDALSPSVRRLIAEHNVDANAINGTGVGGRITKEDVEAFVKNKPAAAPASASAPAAVAPLAERSEKRVPMTRLRKTIANRLLEAKNSTAMLTTFNEVNMKPIMDIRKQYQEVFEKRHGIRLGFMSFYVKAVTEALKRFPEVNASIDGDDIVYHNYFDISIAVSTPRGLVTPVLRDTDKMSLADIERNVRELAIKGRDGKLTVDDMTGGNFTVTNGGVFGSLMSTPILNLPQSAILGMHAIKDRPMAVNGQVEILPMMYLALSYDHRIVDGRESVGYLVAIKDFLEDPTRLLLDL
- the sucC gene encoding ADP-forming succinate--CoA ligase subunit beta, with protein sequence MNLHEYQAKALFAEYGLPVSEGFACDTAQEAVEAAGHIGGDMWVVKCQVHAGGRGKAGGVKVTGDKEEIRAFAEHWLGKNLVTYQTDEKGQPVAKILVESCTDIANELYLGAVVDRSTRRVVFMASTEGGVEIETVAEETPELIHKAIIDPLTGPQPYQARDLGFKLGLNPTQMKQFTKVFMGLAKMFEDHDFALLEINPLVITDEGNIHCLDGKIGIDGNALFRQPKIRDMHDPSQDDAREAHAAKFELNYVALDGNVGCMVNGAGLAMGTMDIVNLHGGKPANFLDVGGGATKERVAEAFKIILSDSNVKAVLVNIFGGIVRCDMIAEGIIGAVKEVGVEVPVVVRLEGTNADLGREVLANSDLDIIAATSLTDAAEQVVKAAEGK